From the genome of Oryza glaberrima chromosome 1, OglaRS2, whole genome shotgun sequence:
taaagaaaaagtttggaattaAACACGGCCTTAGCTGGATTGTTCAACATTCAAGgcgatctatatatatatcatcaactGTATATATTAGCgctagcaagtttaataatactatatatatagcgCTACAAGAACGTACTACTCTCCTTTAATTTGTTGCAAAATTTGATAACCTATAATGAGATTAGATCTATACTACGAATTTGAATAGTTatgaataatttttaaattcgtAGTTATAGAATggatctatttttattttagttcgCTATATATTGAAACGAAGAGAGTAGTTTTAGAGGTTATATAAAATTAAAGATTAGTATTAGAACTAACGGCAACGTTCGGATGTGCTGGCGCCTGGCTGCCGTAGTAGAGCAGCAATGCAAGCTCTCGGGTCATGCAGCATGCAGCTAGCTGTGGCGCTGCTACGATCTAGCGGCACCGAATTAACACCCCCTAACATTAATTAGTACGTACGACGTTAGTTATAACACTGTTTTCATTTTTACGCTTCCCTTTTAATTTCTCTACTTAACACATCTCTTTTGGAGTATATATAGTACGTCCAAAGTACTGGTTCTTGTATGAAAACCGTCACTCATTTGTGTCTTTTCTTTAgttaatgaaataaaatttcGGCCTTTGCTCAATAAGTTGTAACCAATTTGTACAAATTTGCGCTAGATAAAAGCACATAAACAAAACATAACAAGCACACCGAAAATATGAACGGGGTAGTATGTCATCGTACCGAAAATAGTCGAGAGATTAGCATGGGAGTCAGTGTAATACTAAATGGAATAGAGGGCGAAATGATGAGATCCAGAAAGAGCAGGCTCTAGCTCCTGCAAGCACCATAGGAGTacgagcaagtttaatagtatagcccactactgatgttaatttatttttaactaatttaatagccaatttatacaataattgcttactatactattaatatatgatctcatctgtcatacacacattgcataTTGAAGTCCGCGCTGTaactggctatagatctgtagcccgctgctcttttctttcatcttttatctcattaaaatatgtttacagctagcTAGTAGTATGCTATTTTACCTGCTCTACGTCTTGTGTACCTTAGCTATCGCAAGTGCATAATGCAGGGTCCCAGCAGCACCACATGAAATTGCTGCCGTCCTGGTGATTACAGTGGGGCTATAGCTAGCTGTACGTACGTGTACGTGTAAATACTATAGTATACGGGGATCATATATTAGTTACGTGCAGCAAAATATGTTTAGACTACCTTGCTATCACTAATGTTTTAGAACACATATATATTGTGTTGCTGTGTTTGGTCAAGTATAATATACTAcctctatcttaaaatataaagatATTatatagtacaacaaatctagacatGTATGTAATGTTCCATTCGTGTTGCatatgttggatttttttttttacgaagaaAGTATAGGGTTAGACACGATTACTAAGAAAGTGGTAAAATTAAATGGAAAAAAGTTATACTAACTGGATAAGAAGTTTAGGTAGGTGAGAAAATTTAATGATCGATATTTATAATTGGTTGGGATGAGAATATAGAtgaaaaagttattatattttgaaacaaactttgataattaaaaaatattatattttaggatagaggaaACATTGATTGTAtgcatgctatatatatagaatTATACGGAATAAATACAAACGGAAGGGCCTAGCTAGAGCTACCAGCTGCGTGCAAATTTATTCCGTATAATTTGGAAGGATATATCTTGCTTCATTTTTCTATTAGCTTGCTTTGGCTatcttaattaatatttaaaaaacGACTGGTGCTGATTTGCTCTCTCATCTTTATAAATATGAGCACTCTTCTCTCTGTACATAGAGAGTGAGAGATAACGCGCgggcgctagctagctagctcttaaTGTGATATGTATACACAATTTTTCCTCTATCTGTCAAGGAATGGGTAATAAATGCATAGTTGAGAGAATTAATTGAGTTTCAGTTATAGATATATAGCTAGCTGAGACGACCAGCTAGCCATCGTCGGTCGACGACCAATCAGATCGATCAGTTAACTAATTATGGATCAGGAgaaggcggacggcggcggcaggaggaggaggagcagggcgacgaggagcagcggcagcggcgcgagcagcacggcggcggagaggaaggagatggaGCGCAGGAGGCGGCAGGACATGAAGGGCCTCTGCGTCAAGCTCGCCTCTCTCATCCCCAATGAACACTGCTCCAAGTCCAAGGTAGGAATTAGGATCGATCGACTACTCactaattaatttttattgAGTTTTAGTTTGCTACTACTGTACTACAAGATTGTTGATCGAGCTTATATATGCTATTGGATGACTAATTAGTGTTCAATGCTGGTTAAAATAATGTTCATATATGCACTAATTTCTTTGATTTGATTAATTAGATCTAAGGTTAATTAGATCTAGTGTTATCTCATCGGTCCTTACATGAAATGTTAATTAATGTAAATCCACATGAAATTAGGCTACTATACTAGCTAGACATTGTTAGAGAGTTCGATCTTGCGCGCGGTCTTAATTAGACAATCCTCAAGACTTCATTGAATGGGCCGGCCGGGCCGGCTTAAAATCGTGAGTCTCGATCGGATCCTTTCAAATTGCTTGCATagcataagaaaataaaatttatatatgtcgAGATTCGGATGTGCCATCAACTCAATTccactcattttttttcatgtaaataGTTCTGATCAAATTTCAGCCACCCTGTTGTATATTACCCGGTGCTAcaacgggcattttgctagtagaTGTAAAAAATGACAAGTAAACTTATTATTAGAAGCACAGAGCTAGGGTACAATATCTTTGGTAGGAtaagatctctctctctctctatatatatatgcgatTAATTGTTGGGcagtaaattaattaagctggTTGGAGCTAGCgaggaaataaataaaatgaatgtgcatgcagatgcaggggGCGACGAGGACCCAGCTGGGCAGCCTGGACGAAGCGGCGGCCTACATCAAGAAGCTCAAGGAAAGGGTGGACGAGCTGCACCACAAGAGGAGCATGATGAGTATCACATCATCGCGCTGCCGCTCAGGAGGAGGAgtaccagctgctgctgctggccagtcgacgagcggcggcggcggggaagaagaagaagatatgacgaggacgacggcggcggcggcggtggtggaggtgcgGCAGCACGTGCAGGAGGGGTCGCTGATCAGCTTGGACGTGGTGCTGATCtgcagcgcggcgaggccggtCAAGTTCCACGACGTCATCACCGTCCTCGAGGAAGAAGGCGCCGACATCATCTCCGCCAACTTCTCCCTCGCCGCCCACAATTTCTATTACACCATCTACTCCAGGGTATATACGCCAACTAATTTATTACATATTCGTCAACTACTAATAACTACGTACTAGTTCATTCAGATATACTCCTACTTCGCATCATCTATCTCTGCTTTCAGATCGATATATATTCAATTAGTTAGACTTCTTAAACTGTATGCAGGCCTTTAGCTCAAGAATTGGCATAGAGGCTTCGAGGATTTCTGAGAGACTACGGGCATTGGTATGACAACTGAGGTACCAGATCATaactgtatatatatgtcttctacACATATATCATTCcataaacatatactccctccatccctaaatgtttgacgccgttgacttttttaaacatgtttgaccgttcgtcttattcaaaaaatttaagcaattattaattcttttcgtaccatttgatttattgttaaatatacttttatgtatacatataattttacatatttcacaaaagtttttgaataaaacgaacggtcaaacatgtttaaaatagtcaacggcgtcaaacatttagggaaggagggagtacatgtgaATGTATTTATATAATGCCATGCATAGAGAGCTGGATTTTCATTTTTCTAAGAGAACATTTCTTTGTAACTGCTTGCTGCAAAAGTACATTTATTCTTATGTGTGTATGTACTTGTAGCAGGTGATCCGGTCTTGAAGGATTTTGTGATGGGCTTGGCCCAACTATAACCTGGGCTAGCTAAGAATTTCCAAATGGGCCTGATCCAATCACCTCATGAGTAGTCCAGTAGATATCtcgatatatctctactattataaaaattaaagatgtttttgccgatactttggtacgtcatctgtgtatgagtcggtttttaagttcgtttgcttttggaaatacatattcgtatttgagttaatttttaatttttaagttcgttcacttttggaaatatagaaggagtcgtataagaatttttttaaaaaaacttgcatgctaacttgagacgattggATTCATAATTgcagctcataattttctaaaaatagaatatatatccaagcaaattatcacataactaaaccatataacaataatagattaaaataaataaataatgttcacccgttgcaacgcacatgcATTTGTtctatatattatagaaaaaaagtgaaaattGATGGCGACAAAAAGTAacctatataaatattaaataagttCAATGGAACGCTACTGCATGCGTGTTTGCATGTAAACGTGACGAATATAGTTTATAGCATTATAGTCTACCTTGGTTAGTTTctagaataattaattaatcatgtatactTTGTTTCATATCTGGCAATTGATATCTCGATATAGCGTGCCGAAGAATCGCGAGAGGAATCCCCTTTTTCTTCTGCTTAGAAATATGAATGGTTGATTGCTCTACTACTTAATAATAAAATCACAATcactctctagtctctacttTGCATCTTTACCTAACActccatatgtatatatgtactagtACACACGCCATGATAAAATTAGTGCCAGTTTCcttcaataaataaataaattagtgTCAGGTAGGGTCCATTGAGTTgatcatcttcttttttttttagaactgagTTGATCATCTTATTTATACTTGGGTTTCTTTCGACAGGCCAGCAATGAGTAATATAATCTCATTACATCACATGCATGGTGCGACTATAGTACTTTAATTACATGATACTATTGTGTACTATTGCTGCACACATATGGTGGATAATATTGCATATTTTAActagcaaataattaattagcataGGCTGACCAGGTGTCCACTAGCAATTTTTTTAGGGGAGAAAGTTGCAGCTTAATTAAGTTCAGATCATGCATGATATAGCTAGCTATTGCGAAGGACGTGCATGCATGTTCCAATCGTTAGCTAAGCACGTACCCCCCAACTGTCATTAACCGTTAATTACAACCGCCACATTAAACTTAAAATTCTGTCATGttaaattgtttatttattaaatTAAGATAATCACTTCGATCCACTcgatattgttgcatgtttttGGATAACATAAGTATCATGGGCTTAATTTGCAAAATCTTAATTAATTTAGACCGTAAATTTGTATTTACGCGTCGCCctatagtgtgtgtgtgtgtgtgtgtgtgtgtatatatatatatatatatatatatatatatatatatatatatatatatatatatatatatatatatatatatatatatatatatatatatatatatatatactcggTTAGTACGCAACTTCGGCTGGAGTATAATTTatcatcagatattcagatttcTGGAAgcttaatattttaatttagtTAGTCGTAGGTATATATTTCACGTGGCATAACACtgaccgggggggggggggggggggggggacttgGATGAATTcgattatataaatatttatacagTATACTGCTCTTGCAACGTGGAGTAAGGACACATATATAGCTCCAACTTCTAAGTTTGGTGTTGGGTCTGGACTGGAGTTGAGCTGTgagctgtctaaacccagctATACTTCTCTAGTTCTTTTTGTGATAGGGCTCCACCCAGCTCTGCTactattttaggtggagctgaaactgtttggctgagaggtgaagctggagctgtgccaaacatgccctatatatactccttatgtTCTGAACAATCACTACCTCCGCTTTAAAATAGTTAtctttctaaaatttaaaatttatcctgAAAGACTTATCACTCTAGTTACTACTTATCACATTCATCTCttttcattcaaatttctttctATTATTGTATTTTTCAAGTACTACTCAACTTTCAACCGTACAtcatttaggccctgtttagataccactctaaaatttttcatcctgtcacatcgagtatttgaacacctgcatgaagtattaaatataggctaaaaataactaattacatagattgtgactaatttgcaagacgaatcttttaaacctaattgcttcatgatttaacaatgtggtgctacagtaaacatttgctaatgactgattaattaggcttaataaatttgtctcgcggtttactgacggattctgtaattagttcttttattagtgcccgaatacCCCAtatgacaccctatataatacttGACGTATCACGAcgaaactttacacccctggatctaaacaccccattAGGAGCACTATAATCTCTTTTTTAACCATTATGCTAGATGACGTGTTTTTTGGATGGAGAAAGTACTCCATTcatcataaaatataataaccgagattcaaataaaaattatctATGTCTACTCGTAGTATTTTCTAGGTTGCTATGTTATGTAaacagagggagagggagtaaGTGTGAATTACTACCGTGTACTCCGATCTCTCTCTGGATATACATACCTCCCCGGGAGAAGGCGACCGATACTTTCCCCTTCTCtcgttcccctcctccctctacAGTACTCTCCCCAAAATCTCTCCTCACCGGCCCCTCTTCCCCTTCGATTCTGGCAGCTTGCCGCCGACGAGGGTTGGAGGAGAGGTCCGACCACCTCCCCTCTACTAGTATTAGGTTGTTAGATCTGTTATTAGGTCGTCAGGTGTCTCCTGTAGTTAGGGTTTGTCCCTAGTTAGTCTTTTGCCGACGAGCTCCATGGGTGCCGGTGTGGTCGGATGCagcggcgggtggtggcggtggagatgCGACATCCGAAGACCGGTGGATGAATCGACAGAAAAGGCTGGttccttgcggcggcggcggcggctacatCGTCGTCGGCGATCGGGAGAAGCCGGCTCcttgcggcggcgccgctcttacaactctctctcttcttttttatggGTAGTTAGGTCCGGGATATCACTGTCCCGATGAATCGACAGAAAAAGCTGGCTCCCTGTGGCAGTGTCAGTGGCTTCGTCATCGGTGTCCGGGAGGTCGCTGCCCCGTTCCTAgagacggtggcggcagctTCTTGAGGCCTGCTTCGCCAGGGCAAGCTATCGCCCAGAGCTTGCTGCTCGTGGTGCTTGACTGCCCGTTGGCGAGGTGGCGGCAATTCTGCCAGTGCATGCTCGAGTGCTTCCTATGCCATGGTTCCATAAGTCAAGTCTCGCAGGATTTCTCTCCCCATTCCCGCATGTCGATCCAAGAAGACAGCAGTTTGTTTGCCACCATTCGAGTGCTTCAGTGGGTTTGGGGATCTGAATGTGGGCTCCTTCTTTCTCTGTGTTTCCCACCAGCTCATTCCATGCAGGGGTTGTTGTTCGGGTTGAGCTCACACTCCTCAGATTTAACGACGAACTCTGTGGACTTCTCTTGCTGAGTCCGGTGATGTTCCCTCAAAATCTACGGCTCAGTAGCAAACCTCCGTTTTGTGCAGTCTTCGTGGAGGCAACCGGATGGGGATTACCGGTTTGTCAAGCGTGCTGCACGCCAAAGGAGGCCCAAGGTTGCATTCGTCGCGGCATTGCCGCAGCTCCCTGTCGATGTGCACCTTCTTTGCAGTGTGGTTTCATCATGAAGTTTGTAGCCTTAAGTGCAGTTTCCCCGTTCTTTCGAAACGGATGGTTTTATGCTTCCTTTTGATCTGTTTGGCAATGTATTGGGATTTATTCCCGTGAACTCTGTCGCCCTGTATTAATGGatgtttaagtttttttaaaaaaaaaacatacctccccggggacggagggagtatctctgTTTATGTGAACGTTCGTACGGTCTGATCGAGACGCGTAAGAGTGATGATCAGACGCGGTTGATATATGCACGTTAGTCATCCTctcttgattaattaattagtgccACATTTTCAGCATGCCAAAGGACCCTACCGGTAAGATAAAAACCTTAAAAACTACTCCACGtttatataattaaatatataggAGGAGTAGTCAACTCTGCTTCTCCAACGTCCAATAATTTTTACTAGAGGTAGCATGATATCAATTTAATTATGCCACTTTTGGTACTCACAAAATTACTTCAACCtctattatactccctccattatagTTTAGGGCCAATTTAGATTGCTACCCTACTAAAATTTgtcctactaaaattttggtagggtagcaaaccaaacacctcTACTACTCTACCAATGCTATAAATTTAGCTTTGCCTATAAACTTGTCTTTTATAGGcaaattttggcttcaatccaaataaatattttcaactctactctaccaaaattttgatagcaCCAAAACTTGCCTAagatttggcactaccaaaattttggtagggcatcaatccaaacatgcccttaatcATCTTAAAAAGAGACCAAGATCAATGACACTAAGATATTCATCACTCTCAAATTAATCACATCAATTAAGATGCTTCATCGTTTCGTGTCCTATCAATTACCAATAGAAGTTAATTTTGAATGTATGCATACAACACATTCAAAGAAAGACGCAGCATTTTTTGCACGGCACACGTACTGTAGCGCGGTTGGGTGGAGGAACAACGCGCCATTTGAGTTTGACCCGCATTTATCTGTCAGAATTAATAAAACCATCCACAAGCCATGCGCATGTGGGACCTGCATGTTTAAGGCGAGCTCAATTGAATTAATATCCTTTTATTGCAAGTTGGAACAGAGGCTTTAATCAATTAAAAACTTGTGCCAGCTCGGGCGCGATCCCGTTTGAACACGCAGGTGTCTACTTTAATTGTTGTTAAATCTATGTTTAGTTTATACGatttgatgccatttttaacTTATTTTACGGTTTCACAGTTAATTCAACTCTAGTTACATAATTTCGTGAATTCAATAGTTTCAGAGGGCTATCTATAGTCGTTAGCTGGCATTACTAATTTTGGGGTTTTATTGAGAGGGTAGTGGGCTCTGTCCCCTTCCCATTGTTGTTTGGAATTGCAGTAACCCAGTTT
Proteins encoded in this window:
- the LOC127785494 gene encoding transcription factor bHLH167-like, with protein sequence MDQEKADGGGRRRRSRATRSSGSGASSTAAERKEMERRRRQDMKGLCVKLASLIPNEHCSKSKMQGATRTQLGSLDEAAAYIKKLKERVDELHHKRSMMSITSSRCRSGGGVPAAAAGQSTSGGGGEEEEDMTRTTAAAAVVEVRQHVQEGSLISLDVVLICSAARPVKFHDVITVLEEEGADIISANFSLAAHNFYYTIYSRAFSSRIGIEASRISERLRALV